A DNA window from Actinokineospora baliensis contains the following coding sequences:
- a CDS encoding GDP-L-fucose synthase family protein, translating into MRAPQLTPASRILVAGHRGLAGSALCRRLRAAGHENLVLATSSEVDLRDRAAAGAWLAEHRPDVVVLAAERGGRGGAGGPADVLSDNLRIQTSVLDAARVVAVPRLLFLASACLYPRESRQPIRESSLMSGPLEPATEFYAIAKIAGLAQVRAVREQDGLAWISALPTNLYGPGDDFHAPHGLAGLMRAVHEAAQIGAPSVTVPGSGTPRREFLHVDDLAEACVALLEQYDDPTPVNIGTGRDISTADLAKMLAETIGYTGAIEFDPAAPDGAPRRVLDIRTMTGLGWEPRTRLRAGIAATYEWYLDNTALPRQREAVRGHEMVG; encoded by the coding sequence ATGCGTGCTCCGCAGCTCACCCCGGCGAGCCGGATCCTCGTCGCGGGCCACCGCGGCCTGGCCGGGTCGGCGCTGTGCAGGCGGTTGCGCGCGGCTGGCCACGAGAACCTGGTGCTGGCCACGTCGTCCGAAGTGGACCTGCGGGACCGGGCGGCGGCGGGCGCCTGGCTGGCCGAGCACCGCCCGGACGTGGTCGTGCTGGCGGCCGAGCGCGGCGGCCGCGGCGGGGCGGGCGGGCCTGCCGACGTGCTGTCGGACAACCTGCGCATCCAGACCTCGGTGCTCGACGCGGCCCGCGTGGTCGCGGTGCCCAGGCTGCTGTTCCTGGCCTCGGCGTGCCTGTACCCCAGGGAATCCCGGCAGCCGATCCGGGAGTCCTCGCTGATGAGCGGCCCGCTGGAACCCGCGACCGAGTTCTACGCCATCGCCAAGATCGCCGGGCTGGCGCAGGTGCGGGCGGTGCGCGAGCAGGACGGGCTGGCGTGGATCAGCGCGTTGCCGACCAACCTCTACGGGCCCGGCGACGACTTCCACGCCCCGCACGGGCTCGCCGGGCTCATGCGCGCGGTCCACGAGGCCGCCCAGATCGGGGCGCCGTCGGTGACCGTGCCGGGCAGCGGCACCCCGCGCCGGGAGTTCCTGCACGTCGACGACCTCGCCGAGGCGTGCGTGGCGCTGCTGGAGCAGTACGACGACCCGACCCCGGTCAACATCGGCACCGGCCGCGACATCAGCACCGCGGACCTGGCGAAGATGCTGGCGGAGACCATCGGCTACACCGGCGCGATCGAGTTCGACCCCGCCGCCCCGGACGGGGCGCCGCGCCGGGTGCTCGACATCCGCACCATGACCGGCCTGGGCTGGGAGCCCAGGACCCGGCTGCGGGCGGGCATCGCGGCCACCTACGAGTGGTACCTCGACAACACCGCGCTGCCCCGCCAGCGCGAGGCCGTGCGCGGCCACGAGATGGTCGGCTGA
- a CDS encoding GntR family transcriptional regulator: MIPAVDRPGATRLDRTLSTPLWAQLHADLLRRVEGGEFEHAFPGELALAAEYAVSRNTVREALRRLRADGTVVAGRGHPPRLGRQTEITQPLGALYSLFASVRDSGMSAYSQVRTLDVRADGVVASKLGLEESTPLLYLERVRFAGGAPLAVDRVWLPYALTAALREADFAETSLYRELDSRCGIRLTGGQERIRAVLPTPGERRLLATPETTAALAIDRLGLAERTPVEWRHTVVRGDRFSVLARFSAKGYQLDVHSGHHRADWSR, translated from the coding sequence GTGATCCCGGCCGTCGACCGCCCCGGTGCGACCCGGCTCGACCGCACGCTGTCCACCCCGCTGTGGGCGCAACTGCACGCCGACCTGCTGCGCCGGGTCGAGGGCGGCGAGTTCGAGCACGCCTTCCCCGGCGAGTTGGCGCTGGCCGCGGAGTACGCGGTCAGCCGCAACACGGTGCGCGAGGCGCTGCGCAGGCTGCGCGCCGACGGCACCGTGGTCGCCGGGCGCGGGCACCCGCCGAGGTTGGGCAGGCAGACCGAGATCACCCAGCCGCTCGGGGCGCTCTACAGCCTGTTCGCGTCGGTGCGCGACAGCGGGATGAGCGCCTACAGCCAGGTCCGCACGCTCGACGTGCGCGCCGACGGGGTGGTGGCCAGCAAGCTGGGGCTGGAGGAGTCGACGCCGCTGCTGTACCTGGAGCGGGTGCGGTTCGCGGGCGGGGCACCGCTGGCGGTGGACCGGGTGTGGCTGCCGTACGCGCTGACCGCGGCGCTGCGCGAGGCGGACTTCGCCGAGACCTCGCTGTACCGCGAACTCGACAGCCGGTGCGGGATCCGGCTCACCGGCGGGCAGGAGCGCATCCGCGCGGTGCTGCCGACCCCGGGTGAGCGGCGGTTGCTGGCGACACCGGAGACCACCGCGGCGCTGGCCATCGACCGGCTCGGCCTTGCCGAGCGGACCCCGGTGGAGTGGCGGCACACGGTGGTGCGCGGCGACCGGTTCAGCGTGCTGGCGCGGTTTTCCGCCAAGGGCTACCAGCTCGACGTCCACAGTGGACACCACAGGGCCGACTGGTCGCGGTGA
- the surE gene encoding 5'/3'-nucleotidase SurE, producing the protein MAETALVTNDDGIDSPGLHALARAAVRAGLAVTVAAPAAEASGTGAGLTATEDHRHLVVEPRDLPGVPTPALAVSAHPGLIALVGCNGGFGPSPDLVISGINRGANTGRSVLHSGTVGAALTAAVVGISALAFSLDIPLDESAAAHWETVEAVFPEVLAALRDFPPGTVLNVNVPNVPPDQLKPIRWARLAEFGWVTNAVHRLEDGRVELTTVKVEEKPAEGTDGALLTAGHVTVTALSSVSEDPTVHGHPTYWSS; encoded by the coding sequence ATGGCCGAGACAGCCCTGGTCACCAACGACGACGGCATCGACTCACCGGGGCTGCACGCCCTGGCGCGGGCCGCCGTGCGCGCGGGCCTGGCGGTCACCGTCGCCGCCCCGGCGGCCGAGGCCAGCGGCACCGGCGCCGGTCTGACCGCCACCGAGGACCACCGCCACCTGGTCGTCGAGCCGAGGGACCTGCCCGGCGTGCCCACCCCCGCCCTCGCCGTCTCGGCCCACCCGGGCCTGATCGCCCTGGTCGGCTGCAACGGCGGCTTCGGCCCCAGCCCCGACCTGGTCATCTCCGGCATCAACCGCGGCGCCAACACCGGCCGCTCCGTCCTGCACTCGGGCACCGTCGGCGCCGCCCTCACCGCGGCCGTCGTCGGTATCAGCGCCCTGGCCTTCTCCCTCGACATCCCCCTCGACGAGTCGGCGGCGGCGCACTGGGAGACCGTGGAAGCGGTGTTCCCCGAAGTCCTGGCCGCCCTCCGAGACTTCCCCCCAGGCACAGTCCTCAACGTCAACGTCCCCAACGTGCCCCCCGACCAGCTCAAACCGATCCGGTGGGCCCGCCTGGCCGAGTTCGGCTGGGTCACCAACGCCGTCCACCGCCTCGAAGACGGCCGAGTGGAACTGACCACGGTGAAGGTCGAGGAGAAACCCGCCGAAGGTACCGACGGAGCCCTCCTCACCGCAGGCCACGTCACGGTGACAGCCCTGAGTTCAGTCTCCGAAGACCCCACCGTCCACGGCCACCCCACCTACTGGTCCAGCTGA
- a CDS encoding helix-turn-helix transcriptional regulator yields the protein MAHLLGPVGLSETDNAVYLALATTPRGTAQDIADSAELPLPAVRRALRNLTAAGLVSTLLARPMRYVVAPPEVSIEALVSRRQQELEGLRAAARELALRLRETPTSAESSLVEILEGNDAIQHRLAQLQLGAREEVLIIDAPPYLHGTPVQNDQELVSLSRGVRYRSLYHGPALALPGHYEQMMACIEAGEQARTLASAPMKMMIVDRRVALMPVSFASAETRTRLLVHAAPLVEGLVVCFEALWDQAAPVLGGSAERAATLSERDRQVLSLMAAGLKDQAIARALGVAQRTVVRRIGEMMTTLGADTRFQAGLLAARRGWL from the coding sequence ATGGCGCACCTGTTAGGGCCGGTCGGCCTCAGCGAGACGGACAACGCCGTGTACCTCGCGCTGGCCACCACGCCGCGCGGCACCGCCCAGGACATCGCCGACTCGGCCGAGCTGCCGCTGCCCGCGGTCCGCCGCGCACTGCGCAACCTCACCGCGGCCGGGCTGGTGTCCACCCTGCTCGCGCGGCCCATGCGGTACGTGGTGGCGCCGCCGGAGGTCTCGATCGAGGCGCTGGTGTCGCGCAGGCAGCAGGAACTCGAGGGGCTGCGCGCCGCCGCCCGCGAACTGGCGCTGCGGCTGCGCGAGACGCCCACCTCCGCCGAGTCGAGCCTGGTGGAGATCCTGGAGGGCAACGACGCGATCCAGCACCGGCTGGCCCAGCTGCAGCTCGGCGCCCGCGAAGAGGTGCTGATCATCGACGCGCCGCCGTACCTGCACGGCACACCGGTGCAGAACGACCAGGAGCTGGTCTCCCTGAGCCGGGGGGTGCGGTACCGGTCGCTCTACCACGGTCCGGCGCTGGCGCTGCCCGGCCACTACGAGCAGATGATGGCCTGCATCGAGGCGGGCGAGCAGGCCAGGACCCTCGCCTCGGCCCCGATGAAGATGATGATCGTCGACCGCCGGGTGGCGCTGATGCCGGTCTCGTTCGCCTCCGCCGAAACCAGGACCCGGCTGCTCGTGCACGCCGCGCCCCTGGTCGAGGGCCTGGTGGTGTGCTTCGAGGCGCTCTGGGACCAAGCCGCGCCCGTCCTCGGTGGCAGCGCCGAACGTGCCGCCACCCTCTCCGAACGCGACCGGCAGGTGCTCTCGCTGATGGCCGCCGGGCTCAAGGACCAGGCGATCGCCAGGGCACTGGGGGTCGCCCAGCGCACGGTGGTCCGCCGCATCGGCGAGATGATGACCACGCTGGGCGCCGACACGCGGTTCCAAGCGGGCCTGCTCGCCGCGCGCCGGGGCTGGCTGTAG
- a CDS encoding STAS domain-containing protein, with amino-acid sequence MISISHDRMTARDIPVLRLRGDIDLATRPTIAAALTVRLARRPRLLVVDLTHVGFVGACGLAMLTQAQHQARTAGGEVAVACCAAPVLRAMEVTRLLGEIAPYATVADALAAASVRIPQQRRR; translated from the coding sequence ATGATCTCGATCAGCCACGACCGGATGACCGCCCGCGACATCCCCGTCCTGCGCCTCCGCGGCGACATCGACCTCGCGACCCGCCCCACCATCGCCGCCGCCCTCACCGTCCGCCTCGCCCGCCGACCCCGCCTGCTGGTGGTCGACCTGACCCACGTCGGTTTCGTCGGCGCGTGCGGCCTGGCCATGCTGACCCAGGCCCAGCACCAAGCCCGCACCGCTGGCGGTGAGGTGGCCGTCGCCTGCTGCGCCGCGCCGGTGCTGAGGGCAATGGAAGTAACCCGGCTACTGGGCGAGATAGCCCCCTACGCGACCGTCGCGGACGCCTTGGCGGCGGCCAGCGTGCGGATCCCGCAGCAGCGGCGCCGCTGA